The following proteins come from a genomic window of Mucinivorans hirudinis:
- a CDS encoding Conjugative transposon protein TraK has product MEFKSLKNIERSFKQIRLFAIIFICLCVGIAGYSIWSSYTFAEAQRQKIYVLDGGKSLMLALSQDLSQNRPVEAREHVKRFHELFFTLSPDKNAIESNIKRALLLADKSAFNYYTDFAEKGYYNRIIAGNVNQVVQVDSVACNFDTYPYKVNTYARQMIIRESNVTERSLVTKCNLLNSVRSDNNPHGFIIEAFEVIENKDIKTQKR; this is encoded by the coding sequence ATGGAATTTAAGTCATTAAAAAACATCGAGAGAAGTTTCAAGCAGATACGCCTCTTTGCCATCATCTTCATCTGCTTGTGCGTAGGCATTGCGGGATACTCCATTTGGAGCTCCTACACCTTTGCCGAAGCACAACGCCAAAAGATTTACGTACTGGACGGTGGTAAATCGTTGATGCTCGCACTATCGCAGGACTTGTCGCAAAACCGACCTGTCGAAGCACGAGAACACGTCAAGCGTTTTCACGAGCTATTTTTCACCCTCTCGCCCGACAAAAATGCGATTGAGAGCAACATCAAACGTGCATTGCTCTTGGCAGACAAAAGTGCATTTAACTACTACACCGACTTTGCCGAAAAGGGTTATTACAACCGCATTATCGCCGGCAACGTCAATCAGGTGGTGCAGGTGGACAGCGTAGCGTGCAACTTTGATACATATCCGTACAAGGTCAACACCTACGCCCGTCAGATGATTATCCGTGAGAGCAACGTCACCGAGCGTAGTCTGGTTACAAAATGTAACCTGTTGAACTCAGTTCGCTCAGACAACAACCCTCACGGCTTTATTATCGAAGCCTTTGAGGTGATCGAGAATAAGGACATCAAAACACAAAAGCGATGA
- a CDS encoding Conjugative transposon protein TraO, whose amino-acid sequence MKRYLMILVVLLALCGQAHAQRYLPKMKGIELRGGFVDGVQKPTNYYFGAGISTYTKNGNRWVFAGEYLSKEYAYKDIYIPKTQFTGEAGYYVKFLSDASKTLFLSIGGSALAGYETSNWSEKLLFDGATLRNQDAFIYGGAITLELETYLSDRLVLLVNARERILWGSSIGHFHTQFGVGLKFIIN is encoded by the coding sequence ATGAAACGTTATCTAATGATTTTGGTTGTGTTGCTTGCCCTATGTGGGCAGGCACACGCCCAACGCTATCTCCCGAAAATGAAAGGAATAGAACTCAGAGGTGGCTTTGTCGATGGCGTTCAGAAGCCCACCAACTACTACTTCGGAGCAGGCATTTCAACCTACACAAAAAACGGCAACCGTTGGGTGTTCGCAGGGGAGTATTTGAGCAAAGAGTACGCCTACAAGGATATTTACATCCCCAAAACGCAGTTTACAGGCGAAGCAGGCTACTATGTGAAATTTCTCTCTGACGCCTCAAAAACACTCTTTTTGAGCATTGGCGGCTCGGCACTCGCAGGTTACGAAACGAGCAATTGGAGCGAAAAACTACTCTTTGACGGTGCAACACTCCGCAACCAAGATGCCTTTATCTATGGCGGAGCTATAACGTTGGAACTCGAAACCTATCTATCCGACCGTTTGGTGCTACTTGTAAACGCACGAGAGCGAATACTCTGGGGCAGCTCCATTGGGCATTTCCATACGCAATTTGGCGTAGGGCTGAAATTCATCATAAACTAA
- a CDS encoding Conjugative transposon protein TraN — MRQCLPLKSTVKMKKVMLAIALMLGVIGAANAQETTGDLYHGLTKKVTFDRMIPPHGIEVTYDKTVHIIFPSAVRYVDLGSPNLIAGKADGAENVIRVKATVKNFRTETNFSVITESGSFYTFNVKYADEPLLLNIEMKDFIHDGSTVNRPNNALDIYLEELGSESPKLVHLIMKSIHKNDNREVKHIGSKSFGIQYLLKGLYTHNGLLYFHTQIRNTSNVPFDVDFIVFKIVDKKVAKRTAIQEQVIFPLRAYNYATRIAGNKDERTVFTMEKFTIPDDKQLVVELHEKSGGRHQSFIIENEDIVRARVINELKVK, encoded by the coding sequence ATGAGGCAATGCCTCCCACTAAAATCCACAGTAAAAATGAAAAAAGTAATGTTAGCAATTGCCCTGATGCTGGGCGTAATCGGTGCAGCAAACGCACAAGAGACAACAGGCGACCTCTATCACGGTCTGACCAAAAAAGTAACGTTTGACCGAATGATACCGCCTCACGGTATCGAGGTGACGTATGATAAAACCGTCCACATCATCTTCCCCTCGGCAGTGCGATATGTCGATTTGGGCTCACCAAACCTCATTGCAGGCAAGGCAGACGGAGCGGAAAATGTTATCCGTGTAAAAGCAACGGTTAAGAATTTCCGCACCGAAACCAACTTTTCGGTGATTACCGAGAGCGGCAGTTTTTACACTTTTAATGTAAAATATGCTGATGAACCACTACTGCTCAATATTGAGATGAAAGACTTTATCCACGATGGCAGTACGGTCAATCGCCCAAATAATGCCTTAGACATCTATCTGGAGGAGCTCGGCAGCGAGTCTCCAAAGCTCGTGCACCTGATTATGAAGTCCATTCACAAGAACGACAACCGTGAGGTGAAGCATATCGGCTCAAAGTCTTTTGGTATTCAGTATCTGCTGAAAGGGCTATACACCCACAACGGTTTGCTCTATTTCCATACGCAGATCCGCAACACCTCCAATGTGCCTTTCGATGTGGATTTCATTGTGTTTAAGATTGTTGACAAGAAAGTCGCCAAACGTACCGCCATTCAGGAGCAGGTAATTTTCCCTTTGAGAGCCTACAACTATGCCACACGCATTGCAGGCAATAAAGATGAGCGAACGGTATTCACAATGGAGAAATTCACCATTCCTGACGACAAACAGTTGGTCGTGGAGCTTCACGAGAAGTCGGGCGGTCGTCATCAATCGTTCATCATTGAGAACGAGGACATCGTGCGTGCAAGAGTTATTAACGAGCTCAAAGTGAAATAA
- a CDS encoding Conjugative transposon protein TraQ, with amino-acid sequence MKIAFIILIATCVCGTIFSLTSCSDKLDIQQMYDFSLSTMPVQKRIVKGETAEIRCQLHKSGNYADAQFYIGYFQPDGKGELRNDEGLVFAPNDIYKLNKETFRLYYTSHCTDQQQIDIYIWDNFGQRYDLSISFQNDSDKEE; translated from the coding sequence ATGAAAATTGCATTTATTATACTGATTGCCACCTGTGTTTGTGGTACTATCTTTTCGCTCACATCGTGCAGCGACAAACTCGACATTCAACAAATGTACGACTTCTCTCTATCTACGATGCCTGTGCAGAAACGTATCGTCAAAGGCGAAACAGCCGAAATCCGCTGCCAACTCCACAAATCGGGCAACTATGCCGATGCACAATTCTACATCGGCTACTTCCAACCCGACGGCAAAGGCGAACTCCGCAACGATGAGGGCTTGGTCTTCGCTCCCAACGACATCTACAAGCTGAACAAAGAGACCTTTCGCCTATACTACACCTCGCACTGCACCGACCAGCAGCAGATAGACATCTACATCTGGGACAATTTCGGGCAGCGATATGACCTCTCAATTTCGTTTCAGAATGATTCAGATAAAGAGGAGTAA
- a CDS encoding Deoxyguanosinetriphosphate triphosphohydrolase, with amino-acid sequence MNFNAEDIKEIKRQDKLIHTAKISEREHGLKGYHTRNPYQRDYARILYSAAFRRLQGKMQILGIETSAFFRNRLTHSLEVAQIAKGIRWQLDKDCYKRDTTLNDMFLLDAAALAHDIGHPAFGHKGERVLNELLSPMEMCFEGNAQNYRVLRSLEKKDPEFTGLNLSYRTLLAINKYIVKEAPGIKKFMYAEDYDMLETFRKANQLTNVRTLDVQIIELADDIAYAVHDLEDALSQGYFTIDEILYEMQIKDHSIAKFSDEERESAAREMSMLVKKAQNKANKSSSHNNLQEYSQVFRKTLISMLTNYFICDTALKTIDESEAIEHGTIAGNRELTLYKSKPLCKILAKKIFKGVTRHPNIALYEERGAKVIKSLFELYTDMNANKNGQLLSPDYRPKIEVGDTDDIKMKKFARTASDYIAGMMDTYAIDTYESLFATPFSSICISDKCSK; translated from the coding sequence ATGAATTTCAATGCAGAAGATATAAAAGAGATAAAACGTCAGGATAAGCTCATTCATACAGCTAAAATTTCCGAACGAGAGCATGGATTAAAGGGATATCATACTCGTAATCCTTACCAGCGTGATTATGCCCGTATACTGTATAGTGCAGCTTTTCGCCGGCTACAAGGAAAAATGCAGATTCTTGGGATTGAAACAAGTGCTTTTTTCAGAAACAGGTTGACCCACAGTTTGGAGGTAGCACAAATTGCTAAAGGAATTAGGTGGCAACTAGATAAGGATTGTTATAAACGTGATACTACACTAAATGACATGTTCCTACTTGATGCAGCTGCTTTGGCTCACGATATCGGTCATCCAGCTTTTGGTCATAAAGGAGAGAGAGTATTGAACGAACTTTTATCACCTATGGAGATGTGTTTTGAAGGAAATGCCCAAAACTATCGGGTACTTCGTTCTTTGGAAAAGAAGGATCCTGAGTTTACAGGACTTAATTTGTCTTATCGCACATTGCTCGCCATAAATAAATATATAGTAAAGGAAGCTCCTGGAATTAAAAAGTTTATGTATGCCGAAGATTATGATATGCTTGAAACCTTTAGAAAAGCCAATCAATTGACTAATGTAAGAACGCTTGATGTCCAGATTATAGAATTGGCTGATGACATTGCTTATGCAGTACATGACTTAGAGGATGCACTTAGTCAAGGATATTTCACTATTGACGAAATACTCTATGAAATGCAGATCAAAGATCATAGTATTGCGAAGTTTAGTGATGAGGAACGTGAATCTGCTGCGAGGGAAATGTCTATGCTTGTGAAGAAGGCTCAGAACAAAGCTAATAAATCATCGTCACATAATAATCTTCAAGAATATTCTCAAGTGTTCAGAAAAACACTTATTTCAATGTTAACTAATTATTTTATCTGTGACACAGCTCTAAAGACCATCGATGAAAGTGAGGCTATCGAGCATGGAACTATTGCTGGAAATCGTGAATTAACACTATATAAAAGCAAGCCATTATGTAAAATATTGGCTAAAAAGATATTCAAAGGGGTGACGCGTCATCCAAACATTGCCCTATATGAAGAGCGAGGAGCAAAGGTAATAAAAAGCCTTTTTGAACTGTATACGGATATGAATGCAAATAAAAATGGACAGCTTTTATCACCTGATTATCGACCTAAGATTGAAGTAGGCGATACTGATGATATTAAGATGAAAAAATTTGCACGCACAGCGTCTGATTATATAGCTGGAATGATGGATACCTATGCCATTGATACCTATGAGAGTCTATTTGCCACTCCCTTCTCATCCATTTGTATTAGTGATAAATGCTCAAAATAG
- a CDS encoding Conjugative transposon protein TraM encodes MTGSGCLAYGIFIPGSMEMSAIKEVAANMGAGLGSSINISQQSAGDQLLTDLGKGAIQGTSQYIAKKMRIIKVHLKAGYNLMLYQQKN; translated from the coding sequence GTGACTGGCAGCGGATGCTTAGCCTACGGCATTTTCATCCCCGGCTCGATGGAGATGAGTGCCATTAAAGAGGTTGCCGCCAATATGGGTGCAGGATTGGGCAGCTCCATCAACATCTCGCAACAGAGTGCAGGCGACCAACTGCTCACCGACCTTGGCAAAGGGGCGATACAAGGCACTTCGCAGTACATCGCCAAAAAGATGCGGATTATCAAAGTCCACCTCAAAGCAGGGTACAACCTGATGCTTTATCAACAGAAAAATTAA
- a CDS encoding Retron-type RNA-directed DNA polymerase produces the protein MKNVRDIMRNSEKVLNSLMGHSDNSAYKYNRLYRIMFNEEMYYVAYQNIYANQGNMTKGLDGRTADQMSLSRIENLIDTLKNETYQPHPSKRVYIPKKNGKKRPLGIPSFEDKLVQEVIRMVLEAIYEGYFEYSSHGFRPKRSCHTALSNIQNTFSGVKWFIEGDIKGFFDNINHQILINILKERVDDERFINLIRKFLNAGYVEDWTFHRTYSGTPQGGIISPILANIYLDKFDKYMKEYIQNFDCGKKRRLDTRSGTLTVRKGRLSTKLKIEKDPNVRKQLASSIREIEKERTKIPHGNEMDDRYRRLKYVRYADDFLIGITGSKADCIQLKKDISQYMENCLKLELSAEKTLITNAKEPAKFLGYDIFVRKSYDTKRDKNGILKRAFNGKVVLYITTDTIRQKLESYDAIQYTYPKGKEAWESKARKFLINYSLLDILDKYNAEIRGFYNYYSLANNSGYINSFYHIMEYSMYKTFSGKLESSVSKVINKFKINKEFAIPYNDEKGVTKYRKFYNEGFKRKKKCPKILYSDLLPSRYIQKEPSLIKRLQTRKCELCGANGEVVMFQVKNIKKLKGEKDWERLMMKKNRKTLVVCEHCNKRVHDN, from the coding sequence ATGAAAAATGTGAGAGACATTATGAGAAATTCGGAGAAAGTATTAAACAGTCTAATGGGACATAGCGATAATTCGGCTTATAAGTACAACCGTCTTTACCGTATCATGTTCAACGAAGAGATGTATTATGTTGCTTATCAGAACATATATGCAAATCAAGGGAATATGACTAAAGGGTTAGATGGAAGGACTGCTGACCAAATGAGTTTGTCTCGAATCGAAAATCTAATTGATACGCTCAAAAATGAGACGTACCAACCACACCCTTCAAAGAGGGTTTATATTCCAAAGAAAAACGGCAAAAAACGCCCACTTGGAATACCCTCTTTTGAAGACAAATTAGTGCAGGAAGTCATAAGAATGGTATTGGAAGCCATATATGAAGGATACTTTGAATATTCTTCTCATGGGTTTAGACCAAAAAGAAGTTGTCATACTGCATTGTCAAACATTCAAAACACATTCAGTGGTGTAAAATGGTTTATCGAAGGAGATATAAAAGGCTTCTTCGACAATATAAATCATCAAATATTGATAAATATACTGAAAGAAAGGGTTGATGATGAACGGTTTATAAATCTCATCAGAAAGTTCTTGAATGCGGGGTACGTCGAAGACTGGACATTTCATAGAACGTATAGTGGAACACCTCAAGGAGGTATCATTAGCCCAATATTGGCTAATATCTACCTTGACAAGTTCGACAAATACATGAAAGAGTATATCCAAAACTTCGATTGTGGAAAGAAAAGGAGATTAGATACGAGAAGCGGCACATTAACAGTGCGAAAAGGTCGGCTGTCTACAAAGCTTAAAATCGAAAAAGATCCGAATGTAAGAAAGCAATTAGCCTCTTCCATTCGAGAAATTGAGAAAGAAAGAACAAAAATTCCACATGGTAACGAAATGGATGATAGGTACAGACGATTAAAATACGTCAGATATGCTGATGACTTTCTAATTGGAATTACGGGTAGTAAAGCAGATTGTATCCAACTCAAAAAGGATATTTCTCAATATATGGAGAATTGTCTGAAATTGGAATTGTCCGCAGAAAAAACTCTGATAACCAATGCGAAAGAACCGGCAAAATTTCTGGGATACGACATCTTTGTGCGTAAATCATACGATACCAAAAGAGATAAGAATGGAATACTAAAGCGTGCGTTCAATGGTAAAGTCGTACTGTATATCACTACAGATACTATTAGGCAGAAATTAGAAAGCTATGATGCGATACAATACACCTACCCGAAAGGGAAGGAAGCATGGGAGTCAAAAGCAAGAAAATTTCTCATAAACTATAGTCTACTGGATATACTGGACAAATACAACGCAGAAATCAGAGGGTTCTACAATTACTACTCTTTAGCAAACAATAGTGGATACATAAATTCTTTCTACCACATTATGGAGTACAGTATGTATAAAACTTTCTCCGGTAAACTTGAAAGCTCTGTCAGTAAGGTAATAAACAAGTTCAAAATAAATAAAGAGTTTGCAATACCATATAATGATGAAAAAGGAGTAACTAAATATCGGAAATTCTATAATGAAGGATTCAAACGCAAGAAAAAGTGTCCAAAAATCCTTTACAGTGATTTACTGCCAAGCAGATACATTCAAAAGGAGCCCAGTCTAATAAAAAGACTGCAAACCCGCAAATGTGAACTCTGCGGAGCAAATGGTGAAGTCGTTATGTTCCAAGTCAAAAACATCAAGAAATTGAAAGGTGAAAAAGACTGGGAACGTTTAATGATGAAAAAGAACCGTAAAACTCTGGTAGTATGCGAGCACTGTAACAAGAGGGTACATGACAATTAG
- a CDS encoding Conjugative transposon protein TraI has product MEDKMSQIHIMNFELLEPYDAKVSRTVLRGERDSNVPDLPDKKYYDALKAVNNLVKDARKVQQTILMVGEISDIYVVNFQRMLRDPNYRVEELGAIAFGYAKLLEESAGVLNELKSVVNISTLSMSDKERMDVVDRCYNSVKQYRNLVGYYTNKNISVSYLRAQKQGDTDRVMALYGSANDRYW; this is encoded by the coding sequence ATGGAAGATAAAATGAGTCAAATTCATATTATGAATTTTGAGTTGCTTGAGCCGTATGATGCGAAAGTATCACGTACGGTTCTTAGGGGGGAAAGGGACAGCAATGTCCCCGACCTACCCGACAAGAAATATTACGATGCCCTGAAAGCTGTAAATAATCTGGTGAAAGATGCCCGAAAGGTGCAGCAGACCATACTAATGGTAGGCGAAATCTCAGACATCTATGTAGTGAACTTTCAACGAATGCTCCGTGACCCAAACTACCGTGTAGAGGAGCTGGGGGCGATAGCCTTTGGGTACGCCAAACTCTTGGAAGAGAGTGCAGGAGTGCTCAATGAACTCAAGTCGGTGGTCAATATTTCGACCCTCTCGATGAGTGACAAGGAGCGAATGGACGTAGTAGACCGCTGCTACAACTCAGTGAAGCAGTACCGCAATTTGGTGGGCTACTACACCAATAAAAACATCTCGGTCAGCTACCTACGAGCCCAAAAGCAGGGCGACACTGACCGTGTGATGGCTCTCTATGGCAGTGCTAACGATAGATATTGGTAG
- a CDS encoding Conjugative transposon protein TraL — MIRRIVIKIQDWTEDKLRHLCGRITPEKRLAVILVMFLVFGITSLYIFVSAIYQIGKNEGQRIEIEHIDGLKLQQKDSINQFNFNNNGREQD, encoded by the coding sequence ATGATACGCCGCATAGTAATCAAAATACAGGATTGGACAGAAGATAAACTTCGCCACCTGTGCGGACGGATAACCCCCGAAAAGCGGCTGGCAGTCATCCTTGTAATGTTCCTTGTGTTTGGCATCACCTCGCTCTACATCTTCGTTTCGGCAATCTATCAGATAGGCAAAAACGAGGGGCAACGTATCGAAATCGAACACATCGACGGGCTGAAACTACAACAAAAAGATAGTATTAACCAATTTAATTTCAACAACAATGGACGAGAACAAGATTGA
- a CDS encoding Conjugative transposon protein TraJ translates to MDFSNLHEILRNLYTEMMPLCGTMAGVAKGIAGLGALFYVASRVWQSLARAEPIDVYPMLRPFAIGLCIMFFPSIVLGTINGVMSPVVKGTHQMLETQTMDMNKYRQQKDKLEYEAMLRNPETAYLVSNEEFDKQLEELGWSPGDMMTMTGMYIERGMYNMKKSMRDWFRELLELLFAAAALVIDTIRTFFLIVLAILGPIAFAISVWDGFQSTLTQWITRYISVYLWLPVSDLFSSILAKIQVLMLQNDISELQNNPNFSIEASNGVYLVFMIIGIIGYFTIPTVAGWIIQSGGAGNYGKNVNSTAGKAGSMAGAGAGAAAGNISGRLLGK, encoded by the coding sequence ATGGACTTTTCAAACTTACACGAGATTCTGCGGAATCTCTACACCGAGATGATGCCCCTGTGCGGAACAATGGCAGGCGTAGCGAAAGGTATTGCAGGGCTTGGGGCATTGTTCTATGTAGCCTCACGTGTGTGGCAATCATTGGCTCGTGCCGAACCTATTGATGTCTATCCGATGCTCCGACCATTTGCCATTGGACTGTGTATAATGTTCTTCCCCTCCATTGTTTTGGGGACGATTAACGGCGTGATGTCGCCTGTTGTCAAGGGTACGCACCAAATGCTCGAAACGCAGACGATGGATATGAACAAATATCGTCAGCAGAAAGATAAACTCGAATACGAGGCGATGCTCCGCAATCCCGAAACGGCTTATTTAGTCTCCAACGAGGAGTTTGACAAACAGTTGGAAGAACTCGGCTGGAGTCCGGGAGATATGATGACGATGACAGGAATGTATATCGAACGAGGTATGTATAATATGAAAAAGTCGATGCGGGATTGGTTTCGGGAGCTGCTCGAACTGCTCTTTGCGGCAGCGGCACTCGTGATAGATACGATACGAACATTCTTTCTGATTGTCCTTGCCATTTTAGGACCCATCGCTTTCGCTATTTCGGTCTGGGACGGCTTTCAGAGTACCCTCACGCAGTGGATAACACGCTACATTTCGGTCTATTTGTGGTTGCCCGTGTCGGATTTGTTCAGCTCCATACTTGCCAAAATTCAAGTCTTGATGCTCCAAAACGATATATCCGAATTGCAGAATAACCCGAATTTCTCAATCGAAGCGAGCAACGGTGTGTATCTGGTCTTTATGATTATCGGCATCATCGGCTACTTCACCATTCCTACCGTAGCCGGGTGGATAATCCAATCGGGTGGTGCAGGCAATTATGGCAAGAATGTCAACTCAACGGCTGGCAAAGCAGGCTCAATGGCAGGAGCCGGAGCAGGTGCAGCAGCAGGAAATATCTCAGGCCGCCTATTAGGCAAGTAA
- a CDS encoding Conjugative transposon protein TraM, producing MDENKIETKARSEPDKPRKELTEAERQKRKKLFIYPLMVGLFVGAMWLIFAPSDEDKAKEQEQAGYNTEVPSPTNKQMVGDKQSAYEQELMERKQEERRSQMQDLASMFGSDDEDEEDYSEPYTEPQRSYGSGGGSSRPRETIYASANAYQDINRTLGNFYETPKEDPEKEEMRLKLEELNARLEQAESPRNAMDEQLALMEKSYELAAKYLPSGQSGATPPTQPTVSVTETAKPVEAYKNGKAQMTPIGQVQQRIVSGLTQPVSDSEFIADYSQERNMGFHTAVGTEGKSEKNTIKACIHDNQTITDGQAVRMRLLEPMRAGETIVPRNALVTGMAKIQGERLGISITSLEYEGLIIPVTLTVIDSDGQELRS from the coding sequence ATGGACGAGAACAAGATTGAAACAAAGGCTCGCAGTGAGCCCGACAAACCCCGTAAGGAGCTGACCGAAGCGGAGCGTCAGAAACGCAAGAAGCTATTTATCTATCCGCTAATGGTGGGACTGTTCGTAGGGGCTATGTGGCTGATTTTTGCACCCTCTGACGAGGATAAGGCGAAAGAGCAGGAGCAGGCAGGTTACAACACCGAAGTTCCTTCACCTACCAACAAACAGATGGTTGGAGATAAACAATCCGCTTACGAACAGGAACTTATGGAACGCAAACAGGAGGAGCGTCGCTCTCAGATGCAGGATTTAGCTTCGATGTTCGGCAGCGACGATGAGGACGAAGAGGACTATTCCGAACCCTACACCGAGCCGCAGCGAAGTTATGGCAGTGGTGGCGGAAGCTCCCGACCTCGTGAAACCATCTACGCCTCGGCAAATGCCTATCAAGACATCAACCGCACGTTGGGCAATTTCTACGAAACACCCAAAGAAGACCCTGAAAAAGAGGAGATGCGGTTGAAGTTGGAGGAGCTGAATGCACGATTGGAGCAGGCAGAATCGCCACGCAACGCAATGGATGAGCAACTTGCTCTTATGGAGAAGTCCTACGAATTGGCTGCTAAATATCTGCCGTCAGGTCAAAGTGGAGCAACGCCACCGACTCAGCCCACTGTCTCGGTAACTGAAACCGCCAAACCCGTAGAAGCCTACAAGAACGGCAAGGCTCAAATGACCCCTATCGGTCAAGTTCAGCAGCGGATTGTGTCGGGGCTTACGCAACCTGTTAGCGACTCGGAATTCATAGCCGATTACTCGCAGGAGCGAAATATGGGTTTCCATACAGCAGTCGGCACGGAGGGTAAATCGGAGAAGAACACGATTAAAGCGTGCATTCACGATAACCAAACCATCACGGATGGTCAAGCAGTCAGAATGCGACTACTCGAACCGATGAGAGCAGGCGAAACTATTGTCCCTCGCAATGCACTCGTTACCGGGATGGCGAAGATTCAAGGCGAACGGCTCGGTATCTCGATAACCTCACTCGAATACGAGGGTTTGATTATCCCTGTAACACTGACGGTTATCGACTCCGACGGACAAGAGCTGCGCTCGTAA